A single Rhodothermales bacterium DNA region contains:
- a CDS encoding GIY-YIG nuclease family protein, with amino-acid sequence MKRPYYVYVIRLNPAVLDRSGFRKRNPRYRAGRPCAYVGSSVRPPDERFDQHKQGYKANRYAREFGECLLPDVFSRYNPVPSRKDALELEEYLAQRLREEGWGVWQG; translated from the coding sequence TTGAAGCGACCGTACTACGTCTACGTGATCCGGTTGAACCCTGCCGTCCTGGATCGGTCCGGCTTCAGGAAGCGCAACCCGAGGTACCGCGCCGGACGCCCCTGCGCCTACGTAGGCAGTTCGGTGCGCCCCCCAGACGAGCGCTTTGACCAGCACAAACAGGGGTACAAGGCCAATCGCTATGCGCGGGAGTTCGGCGAGTGCCTCTTGCCCGACGTGTTCAGTCGCTACAACCCCGTTCCGTCGCGGAAGGATGCCCTGGAATTGGAAGAATACCTGGCCCAGCGCCTTCGCGAGGAAGGCTGGGGGGTCTGGCAGGGTTGA
- a CDS encoding sigma 54-interacting transcriptional regulator, with protein sequence MTMRNRVMIAEDEVFTALELQFHLEQLGYEVVDLVSSGEQAVERAVDLKPDLLMMDVRLEGDVDGIDAFQQIREEHDVPVIFLTAFGDEETISRAKECGAFGYILKPFKERELRAMIEVALNRHERLHDLQKSHDDLQEILDGLRVGTAMTDEAGRITFISRIAMRLLGIAEEKARGKLWHEAFPFSVETTNSLREIASAPDPTGLQKVSTTVKHRSGRSFYVEVDVQPDPRNSLRRIFVFYDVTEVHDLRRQLNEDSRFHDLIGESVSMQAVFSQIETVGALDTTVLIEGETGTGKELVARAIHRSSRRAGEPFVAVNCAALTESLAASQLFGHKKGSFTGAVSDERGLFGAANGGTLFLDEIGDIPMDVQVNLLRVLEERAVTRVGETHQRKVDVRIVAASHRNLPAEVEAGRFRADLLYRIRVARIDLPALRERTGDIPILVQSFLSKFSSRIGKEVTGISSSAMRALIDYAWPGNVRELRNAVEYAVIRCPGSVIQPSELPPEIRSRPEVIALPVTGGSPRERLVAALNHTNGNRKAAAELLGISRATLYRRLAENGID encoded by the coding sequence ATGACCATGCGCAATCGCGTGATGATTGCTGAAGACGAGGTCTTCACGGCCCTGGAGCTCCAGTTTCACCTGGAGCAGCTGGGGTATGAGGTCGTCGATCTGGTGTCATCCGGCGAGCAGGCTGTTGAGCGTGCCGTCGACCTCAAGCCGGACCTCCTGATGATGGACGTGCGGCTCGAGGGCGACGTGGACGGCATTGATGCGTTCCAGCAGATCCGGGAGGAGCACGATGTGCCCGTCATCTTTCTGACTGCGTTCGGGGACGAGGAGACCATTTCTCGCGCCAAGGAATGCGGCGCCTTCGGATACATCCTGAAGCCCTTCAAGGAGCGCGAGCTTCGCGCCATGATTGAGGTCGCGCTCAACCGTCACGAGCGCCTGCACGACCTCCAGAAGAGCCATGACGACCTACAGGAGATCCTTGATGGATTGAGGGTCGGCACAGCGATGACGGACGAAGCCGGCCGCATCACATTCATCAGCAGGATCGCCATGCGCCTGCTGGGCATTGCCGAGGAGAAGGCACGCGGCAAGCTGTGGCACGAAGCGTTTCCGTTTAGCGTCGAAACCACCAACAGCCTGCGTGAAATCGCCTCCGCGCCGGACCCGACTGGACTCCAGAAGGTGTCCACGACGGTCAAGCATCGTAGCGGGCGCTCGTTCTACGTCGAGGTTGACGTGCAGCCGGATCCTCGCAACAGCCTGCGACGCATTTTCGTGTTCTACGACGTCACAGAAGTCCACGACCTGCGGCGTCAACTCAACGAGGACTCGCGTTTCCACGATCTCATTGGTGAGAGCGTCTCCATGCAGGCTGTCTTCTCACAGATTGAAACCGTCGGGGCGCTTGACACGACCGTTCTTATCGAGGGCGAGACCGGAACCGGCAAGGAGCTGGTAGCTCGAGCCATCCATCGGTCAAGCCGCCGAGCAGGCGAGCCTTTCGTCGCAGTCAACTGTGCGGCCCTGACCGAATCCCTTGCGGCCAGCCAGTTGTTCGGTCACAAGAAGGGCTCGTTCACGGGCGCAGTAAGCGACGAGCGCGGGTTGTTCGGCGCAGCCAACGGAGGCACCTTGTTTCTCGACGAGATCGGCGACATCCCCATGGACGTGCAGGTCAACCTGCTTCGTGTACTGGAAGAGCGTGCCGTGACCCGAGTAGGAGAAACGCACCAGCGCAAGGTGGACGTACGCATCGTCGCCGCCAGCCACCGCAATTTGCCGGCGGAAGTGGAAGCCGGGCGTTTCCGCGCCGACCTGCTCTATCGGATTCGCGTGGCCCGGATCGACCTTCCGGCCCTCCGCGAGCGTACCGGTGACATTCCCATCCTTGTGCAGAGCTTCCTTTCCAAATTCTCCAGCCGGATCGGCAAGGAGGTCACCGGGATCAGCTCCTCGGCAATGCGGGCACTGATCGACTACGCCTGGCCGGGAAACGTTCGGGAGCTTCGTAATGCTGTCGAATATGCTGTGATCCGGTGCCCGGGCTCGGTCATCCAACCCTCGGAACTGCCGCCCGAGATCCGGAGTCGCCCCGAGGTCATTGCCCTACCGGTTACCGGCGGCAGCCCCAGGGAACGCCTGGTTGCCGCGCTGAACCATACCAACGGCAACAGGAAGGCCGCGGCGGAACTGCTGGGAATAAGCAGGGCCACGCTCTATCGCCGCCTGGCCGAAAACGGAATCGACTGA
- a CDS encoding FAD-dependent oxidoreductase, whose product MIEKTRLGAEELAQNFSDLHPALTRDEAVAAAARCLYCYDAPCTRACPTGIDVPSFIRDILHDNPLGAAETIFEENIFGGSCARACPTEVLCEGACVDRTLLKEPVEIGRLQRFATDAAAARAVRFFEPGPDTGKRVAIVGGGPAGLTCGFELRKMGHAAAVFEAREVAGGLNTLGLSPYKVTTEFALSEIEPIEEMGVDIRLGEHVDAERLATLRSEYDAVFVAVGLGQTRTLDLPGAGLPGIVEALDFIFPAHLGPLTECRVGRHVVVVGAGNTAIDVATQAVRLGAETVTIAYRRGPGQMSAFAYEYELAKQDGVVFDWFVRPAAFEGNAHVEGIRLQPVDPESFSDAGSTRVLPCDMVIMALGQEAILDQLGRLGQGVFVGGDCESGGAEIVDAVQDGKNAAQAIDAYLKA is encoded by the coding sequence TTGATCGAAAAAACCCGACTTGGCGCCGAGGAGCTGGCGCAGAATTTCTCAGACCTGCACCCGGCCCTTACCAGGGACGAGGCCGTCGCGGCAGCCGCGCGGTGCCTCTACTGCTATGACGCGCCCTGCACGCGGGCCTGTCCAACCGGCATCGATGTGCCGTCTTTCATCCGGGACATTCTGCACGACAATCCGCTGGGTGCCGCCGAGACTATCTTCGAAGAGAACATCTTCGGCGGCTCCTGCGCGCGCGCCTGTCCTACGGAGGTGCTTTGCGAAGGAGCGTGCGTAGACCGGACCCTGCTGAAGGAGCCGGTTGAAATCGGCCGTCTGCAGCGCTTTGCGACCGATGCGGCCGCAGCTCGTGCCGTGCGGTTCTTTGAACCGGGTCCGGACACTGGAAAACGGGTTGCCATCGTCGGAGGTGGTCCAGCGGGCCTGACCTGCGGCTTTGAGCTTCGCAAGATGGGCCACGCAGCTGCGGTCTTCGAGGCCCGCGAGGTGGCGGGGGGGCTCAATACCCTCGGGCTGTCGCCCTACAAGGTGACCACCGAGTTTGCCCTGAGTGAGATTGAGCCCATCGAAGAAATGGGGGTGGACATCCGGCTCGGCGAGCATGTTGATGCGGAGCGGCTGGCCACTTTGCGCTCCGAGTACGACGCGGTGTTTGTGGCCGTCGGCCTCGGCCAGACGCGTACGCTGGATCTGCCGGGTGCCGGCCTTCCGGGGATCGTGGAAGCGCTGGACTTCATTTTTCCGGCTCATCTTGGTCCGCTGACAGAGTGTCGGGTCGGCCGCCACGTAGTCGTGGTTGGAGCCGGCAATACGGCCATCGATGTCGCGACCCAGGCTGTGAGGCTGGGCGCCGAGACGGTTACCATTGCCTACCGGCGTGGTCCCGGGCAGATGTCGGCCTTCGCCTACGAGTACGAACTGGCCAAGCAGGACGGAGTAGTCTTTGACTGGTTTGTGCGACCTGCTGCCTTCGAAGGCAATGCGCATGTCGAGGGCATTCGGCTACAGCCGGTGGACCCCGAATCGTTCTCGGACGCTGGTTCAACCCGCGTGCTTCCCTGCGACATGGTCATCATGGCCCTTGGACAGGAGGCCATCCTGGACCAGCTCGGGCGACTCGGCCAAGGCGTATTCGTAGGGGGTGATTGCGAGAGTGGAGGCGCAGAAATCGTTGACGCGGTCCAGGACGGCAAGAATGCTGCCCAGGCCATAGACGCATACCTGAAGGCATGA
- the preA gene encoding NAD-dependent dihydropyrimidine dehydrogenase subunit PreA — MKQPDLTADVAGIRSPNPFWLASGPPTNSAYQVRRAFEAGWGGVVWKTVGHEPAVNVSSRYGSIDYDGRRMVGLNNIELITDRSLEDNLEEIRAIKREFPNHAVVVSLMVESTQDAWHDVVRRVEDTGCDGLELNFGCPHGMSERGMGSAVGQVPEYTCMVTEWAKEVASTPVLVKLTPNVTDIRGPGRAAAKAGADGISLINTINSIVGVDLDTLAPRPQVAGRGSHGGYCGPAVKPIALNMVQQIASDPDIGLPVSGIGGVQTWQDAVEFLLLGAGNVQVCTAAMHYGFRIVEQLESGLKNWMREKGFETLNDFVGASVARVGAWNQLDLGYKVVADIDQDTCIHCGLCYIACEDGAHQSISRTEVPLADFLANGLGTTAVMESGKQTVVAGAGHGYVNRYEIKKDTCVGCNLCSLVCPVSGCISMVEMDSGLPSMNWSEYQEKLARGEVDRIEPPGHV, encoded by the coding sequence ATGAAGCAGCCGGACTTGACGGCCGACGTGGCCGGAATCAGGAGCCCGAATCCGTTCTGGCTGGCCTCTGGTCCGCCGACGAACTCCGCCTACCAGGTCCGGAGGGCATTCGAGGCTGGTTGGGGAGGCGTGGTCTGGAAGACCGTTGGTCATGAGCCTGCTGTAAACGTCAGCTCCCGATACGGCTCCATCGACTACGACGGTCGCAGGATGGTCGGCCTGAACAACATCGAGTTGATCACGGACCGAAGTCTGGAGGACAACCTGGAGGAGATCCGCGCCATCAAACGCGAGTTTCCCAACCACGCCGTGGTGGTGAGTCTGATGGTGGAGTCTACCCAGGATGCCTGGCATGACGTGGTTCGTCGCGTGGAGGACACGGGCTGTGACGGGCTGGAGCTCAACTTCGGGTGCCCGCATGGCATGTCTGAGCGTGGCATGGGCTCGGCTGTGGGTCAGGTGCCGGAATACACCTGCATGGTCACGGAGTGGGCCAAGGAAGTGGCCTCGACGCCTGTTCTGGTCAAACTGACTCCCAACGTCACGGACATCCGTGGACCCGGACGGGCGGCGGCGAAGGCCGGTGCCGACGGGATCTCTCTGATCAACACCATCAACTCGATCGTGGGAGTTGATCTGGACACGCTGGCACCGAGGCCCCAGGTGGCGGGTCGCGGGTCCCATGGCGGCTATTGCGGTCCTGCCGTAAAGCCTATCGCCCTCAACATGGTGCAGCAGATTGCTTCCGATCCGGATATCGGGCTGCCGGTGTCCGGAATCGGGGGCGTGCAGACCTGGCAGGACGCGGTGGAATTCCTGCTGCTGGGTGCGGGAAATGTGCAGGTCTGCACGGCCGCAATGCACTACGGCTTCCGCATCGTGGAGCAACTGGAGTCCGGCCTGAAGAACTGGATGCGCGAGAAGGGTTTCGAAACCCTGAACGACTTTGTCGGGGCCAGCGTGGCCCGAGTCGGTGCCTGGAATCAGCTGGACCTTGGGTACAAGGTCGTTGCAGACATCGACCAGGATACATGCATTCATTGCGGGCTCTGTTACATCGCCTGCGAGGACGGTGCGCATCAGTCGATCTCGCGCACAGAGGTGCCGCTGGCTGATTTCCTGGCCAACGGGCTGGGTACGACGGCAGTCATGGAGTCCGGCAAGCAGACGGTCGTGGCCGGTGCAGGCCACGGCTACGTAAACCGATACGAGATCAAAAAGGACACCTGCGTGGGGTGCAACCTGTGCTCTCTGGTCTGCCCGGTGAGCGGCTGCATCAGCATGGTCGAGATGGACTCCGGTTTGCCCAGCATGAACTGGAGCGAATACCAGGAGAAGCTGGCTCGTGGGGAAGTGGACCGGATCGAGCCGCCCGGGCACGTCTGA